In a genomic window of Sulfurisphaera tokodaii str. 7:
- a CDS encoding ATP-dependent helicase: protein MNYTNYLTDDEILSMLTFQVARWFKEKYKTFTPPQRGAIPLIKMNKNVLVSSPTGSGKTLAAFLGILDTLIDLGYKNQLEDKIYAIYISPLRALNNDMKRNLFEPLQELKEKNPDLPEIRIAVRTSDTSSYEKQKMLRNPPHILITTPESFGISLVSPKFREKLSDAKWIIVDEIHELANSKRGAYLMGMLELYQALVAKNELVRIGLSATVSPLDEVAKFLVGKDREYNIVDARFVKPIDIRVISPVKDLVHATEEEVSQGIYSYLVEEIKKHKTTLIFTNTRSAAERVSYKLRKIFETQKIFDSDLVAAHHSSLSRDVRLEVEEKLKRGELKVVVSSTSLELGIDIGYIDLVILLSSPKSVSRLLQRIGRAGHNIRNISKGRIVVVDRDDLVECTVLAKLARDRKIDNIHIPMKPLDVLSQLIVAASLITPVNKEELFKIITRAYNYHNLDYKEFDSVLSYLQGSYELEAKNVYSKIRVENSIIKPKRGSRMIFFLNSGTIPDEANIAVKTEDGKYVGNLEEDFAEILIPGDIFVLSGKTYEFIRSEGNLAIVRSAEGQRPTVPSWFSEMLPLAYDSALEVGKFRGFVANLIEKGIDEKKAIEIISKEYEISKHAAWSIYEYVLEEYLFTNGIVPTDKLILIEIYDDEENRRNFIFHALYGRRALDALSRAVAFVVSEELNLDVRVSITDNGFIITIPKIIDYDIKDVLYKLDPNELYEILSKVILRTEMIKKRFRHCAERSFMLLRRYKGKETSIDRRQLNSEILLNVVKEYEGFPVLKETIREILEDYMDIEKAIEIVKKVREREIDVKVIGPNRIPSPFAHNIILKEHSDVVLAEEKRDLLRKLHDKVIEFLRNKGINIDLKYTEI from the coding sequence ATTAATTATACAAATTACTTAACCGATGATGAAATACTAAGTATGTTAACGTTTCAAGTAGCACGTTGGTTTAAAGAGAAATATAAGACCTTTACTCCTCCTCAGCGTGGTGCTATACCCTTAATAAAGATGAATAAAAATGTCTTGGTATCTAGCCCTACTGGTAGTGGTAAGACGCTTGCAGCATTTCTTGGGATACTAGATACATTAATAGATTTGGGATATAAGAATCAATTAGAAGACAAAATTTATGCTATTTACATATCCCCTTTAAGGGCTCTTAATAATGATATGAAAAGAAATCTATTTGAACCTTTACAAGAACTAAAAGAGAAAAACCCAGATTTACCCGAAATAAGAATTGCTGTAAGGACTAGTGATACTTCTTCCTATGAAAAGCAAAAAATGTTACGAAATCCTCCTCACATTCTGATTACAACTCCAGAATCGTTTGGGATTTCCCTTGTTTCCCCAAAATTTAGAGAGAAACTTAGTGATGCAAAATGGATTATAGTTGATGAGATTCATGAATTGGCTAATAGTAAACGAGGAGCTTATTTGATGGGTATGTTAGAATTATATCAAGCCCTAGTTGCAAAAAATGAGTTAGTAAGAATAGGCTTAAGTGCTACAGTATCTCCTTTAGATGAGGTAGCAAAATTCTTAGTTGGTAAAGACAGAGAATATAATATAGTAGACGCACGATTTGTAAAACCTATAGATATTAGAGTAATTTCGCCAGTGAAAGATTTAGTTCATGCAACAGAAGAAGAAGTAAGTCAAGGAATATATTCATACTTAGTAGAAGAAATAAAAAAACATAAAACAACTTTGATTTTCACTAATACAAGAAGTGCGGCTGAAAGAGTATCGTATAAATTAAGGAAAATTTTTGAGACACAGAAGATTTTCGACAGTGATTTAGTAGCAGCTCATCACAGTAGTCTTAGTAGGGATGTAAGATTAGAAGTAGAGGAAAAGTTAAAAAGGGGAGAATTAAAGGTAGTCGTATCATCTACTAGCCTAGAGTTAGGAATCGATATAGGATATATTGATCTAGTCATTCTTCTTAGTAGCCCAAAAAGTGTAAGTAGATTGTTACAAAGAATTGGAAGAGCTGGACATAATATAAGGAATATAAGTAAAGGTAGAATTGTCGTTGTAGATAGAGATGATTTAGTAGAATGTACTGTTTTAGCTAAGTTAGCTAGGGACAGAAAGATAGATAACATTCACATCCCAATGAAGCCTTTAGATGTTTTGTCTCAACTTATAGTAGCTGCTTCTTTAATTACTCCAGTTAATAAAGAAGAATTATTTAAAATTATAACTAGAGCTTATAATTATCATAACTTAGATTATAAAGAATTTGATTCTGTTTTGTCATATTTACAAGGTAGTTATGAGCTAGAAGCTAAAAATGTGTACTCTAAGATTAGAGTTGAAAATAGCATAATTAAGCCTAAAAGAGGATCTAGAATGATATTCTTTTTAAATAGTGGTACTATTCCTGACGAAGCTAATATAGCAGTAAAGACAGAAGATGGAAAATATGTAGGCAATTTGGAAGAGGACTTTGCTGAAATTCTAATTCCAGGTGACATATTTGTATTATCGGGGAAAACTTATGAGTTTATTAGAAGTGAAGGTAATCTAGCAATTGTTAGAAGTGCTGAAGGTCAAAGGCCAACAGTTCCAAGTTGGTTTTCAGAAATGCTTCCTTTAGCTTACGATTCTGCATTAGAGGTTGGAAAGTTTAGGGGCTTTGTGGCTAATTTAATTGAAAAAGGTATTGATGAGAAAAAAGCTATTGAGATTATATCAAAGGAATACGAAATTAGCAAACATGCAGCTTGGTCTATATATGAATATGTATTAGAAGAGTACTTATTTACAAATGGTATTGTTCCTACTGATAAATTAATTTTAATAGAAATTTATGATGATGAAGAGAATAGGAGAAATTTTATATTTCATGCTCTGTATGGTAGAAGAGCTCTTGATGCATTATCTAGGGCAGTAGCTTTCGTAGTTAGTGAAGAATTAAATTTGGATGTGAGAGTATCTATTACTGATAATGGTTTTATTATAACTATACCTAAAATTATAGATTATGATATTAAGGATGTATTATATAAGTTAGACCCTAATGAACTGTATGAGATACTATCTAAGGTTATATTAAGAACAGAAATGATAAAGAAAAGATTCAGGCATTGTGCCGAAAGATCCTTTATGCTCCTAAGACGTTATAAGGGAAAGGAAACTAGTATTGATAGAAGACAACTTAATTCAGAGATTCTATTAAATGTAGTCAAAGAATATGAAGGATTTCCAGTATTGAAAGAAACAATAAGAGAAATATTGGAAGACTATATGGATATAGAAAAAGCCATAGAGATAGTTAAAAAAGTGAGAGAAAGAGAGATAGATGTAAAGGTCATAGGTCCTAACAGAATTCCTAGTCCATTTGCTCATAATATTATCTTGAAAGAGCACTCTGATGTTGTGTTAGCTGAAGAAAAGAGAGATTTACTGAGAAAGTTGCATGATAAGGTTATTGAATTCTTGAGGAATAAGGGAATTAATATCGATCTCAAATATACTGAAATCTAA
- a CDS encoding CBS domain-containing protein, with translation MQNLSSTQREILLALVDLYNRYKRMIKSKEVADVIGKDEGTVRNIILSLKVLGLIESKPGPNGGYVPTLKAYESIKNPIITPVFDQISLYKDGLETDIKISNIELLDITNPSGNKVLLRVNGDLRKLKVGDSIKIGPIPYTRLVIEGVVIHIDDTRKELIADVTRMISIPKVQIKSLISKKLVALKPDMTLKEASQIFYKEGIRGAPVLDNEGKTLGILTTADIIKAFFEGKYDAKVSEYMKSNVISIRDEDDILTAIKKMLIYNVGRLLVYNQDQKVIGIVTRTDILKTIAGLEELITP, from the coding sequence ATGCAGAATCTATCATCTACTCAGAGGGAAATACTTCTAGCATTAGTAGACCTATATAACAGGTATAAAAGAATGATAAAAAGCAAAGAAGTTGCTGACGTTATTGGAAAGGATGAGGGAACAGTTAGAAACATAATTCTTAGCCTTAAAGTCTTAGGCTTAATAGAATCTAAACCGGGTCCTAATGGTGGTTATGTTCCTACCTTAAAAGCCTACGAGTCTATTAAAAATCCAATTATTACACCGGTATTTGATCAAATAAGTTTATATAAGGATGGGCTAGAAACAGATATAAAAATTAGTAATATTGAACTTCTTGATATTACAAATCCTTCTGGTAATAAAGTACTTTTAAGAGTAAATGGTGATTTGAGAAAATTAAAAGTAGGAGATTCTATAAAGATTGGTCCTATTCCCTACACTAGACTCGTAATAGAAGGAGTTGTTATACATATTGACGATACAAGAAAAGAGTTAATCGCAGATGTAACCAGAATGATTAGTATACCCAAAGTTCAGATAAAAAGTTTGATCTCAAAGAAATTAGTAGCCCTAAAACCTGATATGACTTTAAAAGAAGCGTCCCAAATATTCTACAAGGAAGGAATCAGAGGAGCACCGGTACTTGATAATGAAGGAAAAACATTAGGAATCTTGACTACTGCTGATATAATTAAGGCTTTCTTTGAAGGGAAATATGATGCAAAGGTGAGTGAATATATGAAAAGTAATGTTATTAGTATAAGAGATGAAGATGATATTTTAACTGCAATAAAGAAAATGTTAATATATAATGTAGGTAGACTGCTAGTATATAATCAAGATCAAAAAGTTATAGGAATAGTTACAAGAACAGATATACTTAAGACAATAGCGGGTTTAGAGGAGTTGATAACTCCTTGA
- a CDS encoding DUF2192 domain-containing protein, which produces MVKEIYKERVKVLTDLWSKILQDENLARGDVIELLKESYEEKGIKPIRGFKAEDLYEKELISLYVVGKDGLGLFDDYRDVFNRLFSFEINYDDALKLILENKPLDAYEKLDRDKGNVAKSLRLAFIETVFSFKPEEILFNAIRNLNNTALDDLKHTAVSFSRFYTAFKIAEGIAEKSIRDKMSLEVMKKVIAINIGIKYPLPRQEYISLIASEVFNINQKILKRIFS; this is translated from the coding sequence ATGGTTAAAGAGATTTACAAAGAGCGCGTCAAAGTACTTACCGATCTTTGGAGCAAAATATTACAAGATGAAAATCTAGCTAGGGGAGATGTTATCGAGCTACTTAAAGAGTCTTATGAGGAAAAAGGTATAAAACCTATAAGAGGTTTTAAGGCAGAAGATCTATATGAGAAAGAATTAATTAGCCTATATGTCGTAGGAAAGGACGGATTAGGACTATTTGATGATTATAGAGACGTTTTTAATAGACTCTTTAGTTTTGAAATAAACTATGATGATGCCCTAAAACTTATACTAGAAAATAAACCTTTAGACGCTTATGAAAAACTTGATAGAGATAAAGGTAATGTTGCAAAATCTCTAAGGCTAGCATTTATTGAAACCGTGTTTTCGTTTAAGCCAGAGGAAATCTTGTTTAATGCAATAAGGAATCTAAATAACACAGCTTTAGATGACTTAAAACATACTGCAGTTAGCTTCTCAAGATTTTATACAGCGTTTAAGATAGCTGAAGGAATTGCAGAAAAAAGTATAAGAGATAAAATGTCGTTAGAAGTTATGAAAAAAGTAATAGCTATAAATATTGGAATAAAATATCCTTTACCAAGGCAAGAATATATTAGTTTGATAGCTTCAGAAGTATTTAACATTAATCAAAAAATTCTAAAAAGAATATTTTCTTAG
- a CDS encoding endonuclease III domain-containing protein, which translates to MCNPKELLNKLSNVYSIDPKDFVAYYVCKNTSDVFKTFVATILSQNSTDKATYVAYNNLENKIGVTVDKILSISEDELKEVIKIVGLSNSKARYIKNIALFFKRNKIDELTRLPCDKLRELFLTVDGIGEKTADVVLVNCFKCKFFPVDTHIKRVMSRLGILGSKPQYKEIADFFISSLNEDELLELHQLLILHGRKTCTAKKPLCDKCVINYCCEYFSRMGKH; encoded by the coding sequence GTGTGTAACCCAAAAGAACTTTTAAATAAATTATCTAATGTTTATTCTATAGACCCAAAGGATTTTGTAGCATACTATGTGTGTAAAAACACAAGTGATGTGTTTAAAACATTTGTTGCTACAATTCTCTCACAGAATTCTACTGATAAAGCAACATATGTTGCATATAATAATCTTGAAAATAAAATTGGAGTTACGGTTGATAAGATTTTAAGCATAAGTGAAGATGAACTTAAGGAAGTTATTAAGATTGTAGGTCTTTCCAATTCAAAAGCAAGGTATATAAAGAATATAGCATTATTTTTCAAAAGAAATAAAATAGATGAGCTTACAAGACTTCCTTGCGACAAATTAAGGGAATTATTTCTTACTGTAGACGGAATTGGTGAAAAAACCGCTGATGTTGTTCTGGTAAATTGTTTTAAATGTAAGTTTTTCCCAGTGGATACACATATAAAAAGAGTTATGAGCCGTCTAGGTATTTTAGGGTCAAAACCACAATATAAAGAAATTGCTGATTTCTTTATATCGTCACTTAATGAAGATGAATTGCTAGAATTACATCAGTTGCTAATACTTCACGGAAGAAAAACTTGCACTGCAAAAAAACCTTTATGCGATAAATGTGTAATAAATTATTGCTGTGAATATTTCTCTCGAATGGGTAAGCACTAA
- the upsA gene encoding pilin subunit UpsA, with translation MRRTKGISSILGTVIVLAITIALGALLYAYANGMFSNLTQNVNVGAQAQIIVNPSTGESYLQFSLTNNGNIQVIIYNITVRGASNTGSLGYTSNNVSIELNPGQSYQDIMPITSSSLSVQPGNYYTVIFLGKTSTGKPFSIVLNVLASETE, from the coding sequence ATGAGAAGAACTAAAGGGATTTCATCAATATTAGGAACTGTAATAGTATTAGCAATAACTATAGCTTTAGGGGCATTGTTATATGCATATGCAAACGGAATGTTTAGTAATCTAACTCAAAATGTTAATGTTGGTGCTCAGGCTCAAATTATTGTAAATCCTTCCACTGGCGAATCCTATCTTCAATTTTCCTTAACAAATAATGGCAACATACAAGTTATTATATATAATATAACAGTAAGAGGAGCCAGCAATACTGGTTCTTTAGGCTATACAAGTAATAATGTATCTATAGAATTAAATCCTGGTCAATCCTATCAAGACATAATGCCAATAACTAGTTCTAGCTTATCCGTACAACCAGGCAATTATTATACCGTAATATTTCTTGGTAAAACCTCAACTGGCAAACCATTCTCAATAGTTCTCAATGTGCTTGCTAGTGAGACAGAGTGA
- the upsF gene encoding membrane pilin protein UpsF produces MLLNKLNKISPCNVFNQKIKEYIEYYGDDYNKICSKYHYLLKIFILLLIAITILGMFLLRFLIFLDIPIGLIAYTYPLVYTWSRREEYKKTVNLEAPFITIIVYINSIVDKSLLYTFKELSEVKELKIPRIEYTFLNKMIEYMGFSYIKALEKRANLHRGDLLGKLYDNYLAALNLGITIKDRLRDVLKDVMYELKESYKTYIDKSAEIAEIQFALLLLLPIVLLGFAFTFKTSITELLLPLLFIPPLIFVISTIQPGVDYNIKHNKYIYSLIIIPIAIFIPVQIAFRLIIIFSVILFVSFFIYQQIQLANELEKSLPLLLKEIAEYLRLGYTVQNAIPRIKINSSKVNKVLSEILRQSNEISTPSKLFNMSMKVLFIISKSGSSSVALEELANAINEIVYAKQSLIRQLRLYDAMIILTPIMLWLAFGTLNKIVSSTLPAIDIIAAYSVGSVILFSKLSRFTLLYFPAILLLVVVLLILSFLPPVF; encoded by the coding sequence ATGTTGCTCAATAAGCTCAATAAAATTTCTCCATGTAATGTTTTTAATCAGAAAATTAAGGAGTATATTGAATATTATGGCGATGATTATAACAAAATCTGTAGTAAGTATCATTATCTATTAAAAATATTTATTTTATTACTAATAGCAATAACTATACTAGGAATGTTTTTATTAAGATTCTTAATATTTCTTGATATACCAATTGGATTAATAGCATATACTTATCCTTTGGTTTATACTTGGTCTAGAAGAGAAGAATATAAAAAAACTGTAAACTTAGAAGCCCCTTTTATCACTATAATAGTCTATATTAATTCAATTGTAGATAAAAGTTTATTATATACTTTTAAGGAGCTATCAGAAGTTAAAGAGTTAAAAATACCCAGAATTGAGTACACGTTTCTTAATAAAATGATAGAATATATGGGGTTTTCATACATTAAGGCGTTAGAAAAGAGGGCTAATTTGCACCGCGGAGATTTGTTAGGGAAATTATATGACAATTATCTTGCTGCTTTAAATCTAGGTATAACTATTAAGGATCGATTAAGGGATGTACTAAAAGATGTAATGTATGAGTTAAAAGAATCATATAAGACCTATATTGATAAATCCGCCGAAATAGCAGAAATTCAGTTTGCTTTACTGTTATTGCTTCCTATTGTATTGCTCGGATTCGCATTTACTTTTAAAACATCGATTACCGAACTTCTTCTTCCTTTACTCTTTATTCCCCCACTAATTTTTGTAATTTCGACCATTCAACCGGGAGTTGATTATAATATTAAACATAATAAGTATATTTATTCGCTTATAATAATTCCGATAGCTATATTTATTCCTGTACAAATAGCATTTAGATTGATAATAATTTTCTCAGTAATCTTATTTGTAAGTTTCTTCATATATCAACAAATACAATTAGCTAATGAATTAGAGAAATCATTGCCATTATTACTTAAGGAAATAGCAGAGTATCTAAGACTGGGATATACTGTACAGAACGCAATACCTAGAATAAAAATTAACTCATCTAAAGTAAATAAAGTTTTAAGTGAGATCTTAAGACAATCCAATGAGATCTCAACACCATCAAAACTATTTAATATGAGTATGAAAGTTTTATTTATTATATCAAAATCTGGTTCCTCTTCGGTAGCTTTAGAGGAATTAGCTAATGCAATCAATGAAATAGTATATGCTAAACAATCTCTAATCAGACAACTTAGACTGTATGATGCTATGATAATATTAACTCCAATAATGTTATGGTTAGCATTTGGTACTTTAAATAAGATAGTAAGTAGTACACTTCCAGCAATAGATATAATAGCAGCTTATAGTGTTGGTTCAGTAATTTTATTCTCTAAATTATCTAGATTCACATTATTATATTTCCCAGCAATTTTACTTCTTGTAGTAGTCTTACTAATACTTTCGTTTTTGCCACCCGTCTTTTAA
- a CDS encoding glycosyltransferase: protein MSISLLLQFLIFLYPALFVTYQMFLYRIANNTIDSNYIEVKNYPFLSIIVPTKGEKISIIQGLIKNISELIWDKDKMEVIIVSDDTEEYFEEIKSKLIIPEGLKVYLYRREKKLGYKSGALLYGYERSKGELILTIDVDSRLQKDALVKAYSRMITNNCDAVALQWVGYSENTYSKLAKGIMASTFFASKALFEGKEKIHLTVFPVGSGTLFRRDALESVGGWDYKIIQDDLEIGTRLINKNKKICSSGVPIYIEVPDNFFSFYIQQTRWAMGTGEVIRNRLRYIITAKVGILKKIDMIFHLLQYTPILFTFIGSMILVILAPFINYDPLKTPLFLFWGIILSLYAYIIYEVAIKLGFRKRDAIFSLGRVSGFTVAISPFIFYYFLKGLLSNRKTYIITPKGGNKISKQYRTIIIIGLLGIIYTLAVIIYLLHHNYFTSLWLAYYSSGFLYTLLTFNKEL from the coding sequence ATGAGTATTAGTTTGTTGCTTCAGTTTTTAATATTTCTTTACCCAGCATTGTTTGTCACATATCAAATGTTTTTGTATAGGATTGCTAATAATACTATTGATTCTAATTACATAGAAGTTAAAAATTACCCCTTCTTATCTATTATAGTTCCTACAAAAGGCGAAAAAATATCTATTATTCAAGGCTTGATAAAAAATATCTCGGAATTAATATGGGATAAAGATAAAATGGAAGTAATTATTGTTTCAGATGATACAGAGGAATATTTTGAAGAAATAAAGAGCAAGCTTATTATTCCAGAAGGTTTAAAAGTATATTTATATAGAAGAGAAAAGAAGCTGGGTTATAAGAGCGGTGCTTTATTATATGGATATGAGAGGTCTAAGGGTGAGTTAATATTAACTATTGATGTAGATTCCAGGTTACAGAAAGATGCACTTGTAAAAGCTTATTCTAGAATGATAACTAATAACTGTGATGCTGTAGCTCTACAATGGGTGGGGTATTCAGAGAATACTTATTCTAAACTAGCTAAGGGCATAATGGCTTCTACTTTTTTTGCTAGTAAAGCTCTCTTTGAAGGTAAAGAGAAGATTCACTTAACTGTTTTCCCAGTGGGTAGTGGTACCTTATTTAGAAGGGATGCACTAGAAAGTGTAGGAGGTTGGGACTATAAAATAATTCAAGATGACCTAGAAATAGGTACAAGATTAATAAACAAAAATAAAAAAATATGCTCCTCTGGTGTTCCAATTTATATTGAAGTACCTGACAATTTCTTTTCTTTCTATATTCAGCAAACAAGATGGGCTATGGGTACTGGAGAAGTTATTAGAAATAGGTTAAGATATATAATAACAGCGAAAGTTGGTATACTAAAAAAGATAGATATGATATTTCATTTATTACAATATACTCCAATTCTCTTTACATTTATAGGGTCAATGATATTAGTAATATTAGCTCCTTTTATTAATTATGACCCTTTAAAAACTCCATTATTTCTATTTTGGGGTATTATATTAAGTTTATATGCATATATAATTTATGAGGTTGCCATAAAATTAGGTTTTAGGAAAAGAGACGCTATATTCTCGTTAGGTAGGGTATCTGGATTTACAGTAGCAATCTCACCATTTATATTCTATTATTTTCTAAAAGGTTTATTAAGCAATAGAAAAACCTATATTATTACACCAAAAGGTGGAAATAAAATAAGCAAGCAATATAGGACGATAATTATTATAGGGCTTCTAGGGATTATATATACTCTTGCTGTTATAATATATTTGTTACACCATAATTATTTTACCTCTTTATGGTTAGCCTACTATTCTTCCGGTTTCTTGTATACTTTATTAACTTTTAACAAGGAATTATGA
- a CDS encoding type II/IV secretion system ATPase subunit: MTTILHEYYVGPAKIRILRDDNGICKYIVEEPQLTEYEEEIKNSILSEIMYTNLKNIEDFVISKLKDKGFKDDVIEKILYHVKKSMLYDNITPLMLDQEIEEIECRGFGYPITVIHRSFSECIRLFTNIIPKNEDDIIKIVEKMANKANKSINIAKPYVEFSLPEGHRVAATLGSEISLPGSTFDIRKFPSKPLSIIQMITNGMLNELIASYLWFIMEYKPFIMILGPTGSGKTSLLTAILNLINPSYKILTIEDTPEINITSDNWVRFISRSTLAGNYDVTLSDLAKLALRYRPDYLVVGEVRGKEIEALIHAAASGHGSLTTFHGSRPIDAITRITDLLSSDLSKLFLQTIWSFIIVSRRKEGNKSIRSIIGIYETLIDKNKIKFKKVIEWSFIKNEFIPLDINSLSKRSYRLKWISKVYGLSIEEIRQEIERRMNFLTTLKNEKVIDFVDVSYKIRKFYEVGEASAKNVAQ; this comes from the coding sequence ATGACAACTATTCTTCATGAGTATTATGTAGGTCCAGCTAAAATAAGAATATTACGTGATGATAATGGAATTTGTAAATACATTGTTGAAGAACCACAACTAACAGAATACGAAGAAGAAATAAAGAATTCCATATTATCTGAAATTATGTATACAAATTTAAAAAACATAGAAGATTTTGTAATTAGTAAGTTAAAAGATAAAGGATTTAAAGATGATGTAATTGAAAAAATTCTTTATCATGTTAAAAAAAGCATGTTATATGATAATATAACTCCATTAATGTTAGACCAAGAAATTGAAGAAATTGAATGTAGAGGTTTTGGTTATCCTATAACTGTCATTCACAGATCTTTTTCGGAATGTATTAGACTTTTCACGAATATAATTCCAAAAAACGAGGATGATATTATAAAAATTGTTGAGAAAATGGCAAATAAGGCCAATAAAAGTATTAATATAGCTAAACCTTATGTTGAGTTTTCACTCCCAGAAGGACATAGAGTAGCTGCTACTTTAGGCAGTGAAATATCATTACCTGGTTCTACATTCGATATACGTAAGTTTCCGTCTAAACCTCTCAGTATTATCCAGATGATCACTAATGGTATGTTAAATGAGCTAATAGCATCTTATTTATGGTTCATAATGGAATATAAACCATTTATAATGATCTTGGGACCTACTGGTTCTGGTAAGACTTCTCTCTTAACAGCTATTCTTAATTTAATTAATCCAAGCTATAAGATTTTAACTATTGAAGATACTCCAGAAATAAATATAACCAGTGACAATTGGGTTAGGTTTATAAGTAGATCAACTTTGGCTGGTAACTATGATGTAACTTTAAGTGATTTAGCTAAATTAGCTCTACGATATAGGCCCGATTATTTAGTGGTTGGAGAAGTTAGAGGAAAAGAGATAGAAGCTCTAATTCATGCTGCAGCATCTGGCCATGGTTCTTTAACTACTTTTCATGGTTCAAGACCTATAGACGCTATTACTAGAATAACTGATTTACTATCTTCTGATTTGTCTAAACTTTTTTTGCAAACTATATGGTCCTTCATAATAGTAAGTAGAAGAAAAGAAGGAAACAAAAGTATTCGTAGTATAATCGGAATATATGAGACTTTAATAGATAAAAATAAAATTAAATTTAAAAAAGTAATTGAATGGTCGTTTATAAAAAATGAATTTATTCCTCTAGATATAAATTCTTTATCAAAGAGATCATATAGACTAAAATGGATTAGTAAAGTTTATGGGTTATCCATTGAAGAGATAAGACAAGAAATAGAAAGAAGGATGAATTTCCTTACTACTTTAAAAAACGAGAAAGTTATTGATTTTGTTGATGTTTCTTATAAGATAAGAAAGTTTTATGAAGTAGGTGAGGCTAGTGCTAAGAATGTTGCTCAATAA
- a CDS encoding ParB N-terminal domain-containing protein, with translation MNISLEWVSTKDLLPHEDIIPSIVEENVLNIKKKQKIVPIIVDTNTNLILDGHHRYYAFIKLGIRKIPVYYVDYRSSNIIVNTWYRLIYPPLLLSLNVNGEYCVTDKGTKILCDNSLYKLYWRQNMLEQILIKNGYKIIKNFKEGLYIPPLEKEYVISIALKGLRFPPKSTRHEYKFYIAKEEIGINEY, from the coding sequence GTGAATATTTCTCTCGAATGGGTAAGCACTAAGGATTTATTACCTCATGAAGATATCATACCCTCTATAGTAGAAGAAAATGTCTTAAATATAAAGAAAAAACAAAAAATTGTTCCTATAATAGTAGATACCAATACTAATCTTATATTAGACGGTCATCATAGGTATTATGCTTTTATAAAATTAGGAATAAGGAAAATTCCTGTATACTATGTAGATTATAGGAGTAGTAATATAATTGTAAATACATGGTATAGGTTAATTTACCCTCCACTGCTGTTATCATTAAATGTAAATGGAGAGTATTGTGTAACAGATAAAGGAACTAAAATTTTGTGCGATAATTCGCTTTATAAACTATACTGGCGACAAAATATGTTAGAGCAAATTCTAATAAAAAATGGTTATAAGATTATAAAAAATTTTAAAGAAGGATTATATATTCCTCCTTTAGAAAAAGAATACGTTATTAGTATTGCTCTAAAAGGATTAAGATTTCCACCAAAATCAACTAGGCACGAGTATAAATTTTATATAGCTAAAGAAGAAATTGGGATTAATGAGTATTAG
- the upsB gene encoding pilin subunit UpsB produces MKGISSIFSSLIVTMITISLAVPLFFYFNGLYDNNNGIISQNFNKLNNATLTQLSIINLGNSTAQIYFYNYGKSQISISLLIINNKEYHINIVIKPNEIIPLSKIIGANLILTNSTLIIEMNGNYYYYNIR; encoded by the coding sequence ATGAAAGGTATTTCGTCAATTTTTTCTTCACTAATTGTTACTATGATAACCATAAGTTTAGCAGTACCATTATTCTTCTATTTTAATGGATTATATGATAATAATAATGGGATCATAAGCCAAAATTTTAATAAACTAAATAATGCTACACTTACTCAATTATCTATAATAAATCTAGGAAATAGTACAGCTCAAATATATTTTTATAACTATGGAAAAAGTCAGATTAGTATTAGTTTACTAATTATAAATAACAAAGAATATCATATAAATATAGTTATAAAACCAAATGAAATTATACCATTAAGTAAAATAATTGGTGCTAATTTAATTCTGACAAATTCTACTTTAATAATAGAAATGAATGGTAATTATTATTACTATAATATTAGATAA